A genomic window from Lycium barbarum isolate Lr01 chromosome 4, ASM1917538v2, whole genome shotgun sequence includes:
- the LOC132635985 gene encoding uncharacterized protein LOC132635985, whose protein sequence is MAMVQWFLLLCIFFISASASKVQTKVTDNPADQLVSALNSNRTANKLSSLYSNPGLACLALQYIKAYQGDCSVVGGSDGKKPAESEFTETFAPNCGVQASSLAQITGRFLACQSKYAEPSEAFNDILIRNSKSLDILYSKNHTEVGAAVSGSGGGGPYFWCVLFSNGKPKSSFNTGGGEPKVMRPGCFSGSNDQCNGNGANTLSQTIHLWTIAVGAAVALLYALAV, encoded by the coding sequence CTAAGGTAACTGATAATCCTGCTGATCAGCTGGTCTCTGCCCTTAATAGTAACAGGACTGCAAATAAATTATCCTCCTTATACAGCAACCCTGGCTTGGCATGCTTGGCTCTGCAATATATAAAAGCATACCAAGGTGATTGTAGTGTAGTTGGAGGGTCAGATGGCAAGAAACCTGCTGAATCTGAATTCACCGAAACTTTTGCCCCTAACTGTGGTGTGCAGGCGTCATCGCTTGCTCAAATAACTGGAAGATTTCTCGCATGCCAATCCAAGTATGCCGAACCTTCTGAAGCATTCAACGATATTCTTATAAGAAATAGCAAGAGTTTGGATATTCTCTACAGCAAGAATCACACTGAGGTTGGTGCTGCCGTGAGTGGCTCCGGTGGTGGTGGCCCCTATTTCTGGTGTGTACTCTTCAGCAATGGCAAACCGAAGAGCAGCTTTAACACAGGCGGAGGAGAGCCTAAGGTTATGAGGCCTGGATGCTTCAGTGGTTCTAATGACCAATGCAATGGGAATGGTGCTAATACTTTGTCTCAAACCATACATCTCTGGACAATTGCTGTAGGAGCTGCCGTTGCACTGCTCTATGCCTTAGCAGTATAA